In Tripterygium wilfordii isolate XIE 37 chromosome 17, ASM1340144v1, whole genome shotgun sequence, the genomic window GGTGGGATCTGGAATTCTTTCGAATTGTCGAGTGTCGCTGTACAATTTTGTTCTTTAGCAATGAACGACATCGTTTTCCTTTGCTACAACAAAGAAGGACTCTCCAAACGTCGTCGTTTTTCTTGACCAGACATTGCACGAACCACAACCAAACTCGCGATTACAGAAAACACACCTTACTCGCCACCTCAGCACAGGCCCACCAGGGgctttatatataagtaatagatagatagataatagatatatatatatatatatatctattacttatatatatatatatatatacatacactctccctctctctttcttctctttccactttctctctccttttctccctcccactcacACAAGACAACCATCACAACCAACTGGAGCTCCTCCGTCCGGCCACCGATCAGAGCTATCGACCCATCGAATGGAAGTGCCCGACCACCACAGTCATTTCCCAACCCTCCGCACCACCCATCGTCGCTCGTATCGTTTAAAAAAGACATCCAAAGGAGGAGGTAACCGCGACACTAATCTAGTTGATCCGGCCACCTCTGACGACATCTCCGGCAACTGACCTCATATTTGGACTCCACACAGAGGTGCTCCTTACCCACCTATTTTTCGACTAGATAGCAACCGGAATCCGGCCACCCGAATAAATTACATTGTTCtaacaacaatgtaatttttcaATCCGGGCATCCAGCCGCCTCCAATAGCGCCTCCGGCCAGCTCCGGCAATGTAATAACACAATATGTTCCACAACCTGGAGATGCTCTTTTAGCCATCAATGTTTCAATTCTCCATAATTCTTGAGAGAGACCAGGCTTGTAGCACAACTAATTATCGTTCCTCCATATGTATTTGAAGGGCTTACTATGGTTGCCAGGCGATTAGTTTTTGGAtcataataaaatatttctcGGTTACGAATACCGCTAAAGAGTCTCACACCATCCTGCCAAGCACCAATAACATTTAGCCCTAGCGAACAACTCATAATCATAGTGTATTGCTTTACCCACTCTTGGTTCTTGTAATCTTTCAAGATCCATATGTCATACCCTACTGTATTACTATCATATATGACATCTGATACAGCTAGGGATTTCTTCATATTAAACAGTGTAAAACTCCAATGCCTACGGAGTTGAGGAAGAGTGGTCAATTTGTATTCCTCTTTATTCACATCGAAAGAAAGTAACTTCCTCTCATCAATATTATGATCGGGTGACCGAGTCCTATTGCTTATTCTCCAGTGTATGTGTCCATGAGCCGGCACAGGTGATGTATCTGGAATAACAGGCAGGAGGAGGTACAGCCACGATTTTTCGCCAAGTGCTAGTGCCTAAAGTGTAGATTTCTGTAACCATGCTATTTGTAACGGACTTGTAAGTATGAACAATCTTGTACTCATTCGTTGCATTGTCAAACCCCATACAGAAGTTGTTCATGGCATCATGATACCGAAACTCATCTGGCGATTGCTCTCTTGGAGCAGGTGGCAGCATTAACACTTCCTTTCAATGAGTCGGGGCTTTAAGGAACAATAATTCGGATTCTTGATGAGTTTTAGCAAAAGGACTATCAATGATTTTGCATACTCGCCGGTAGCACATGAGTAAGCTTCCTGGTAATTTCAATAGTGTTTCTGTCACTAATTCAACAGGAAGATGGGGATCTCTTTGTCCCTGGACTTAGGTTCTGATATCGAAATTGGCCCTTTAGATTTACTTTCAGCCATGTTTCAAGGCTATGCTcgatgatgatggtggtgatgATAATTTATCCAATAACCCTAAATTGAATCCAATGAAAATTCAACcacaaaaaattaaacaaacatgAAAGATTTGTACCTGATGTATGACGTATCTCGGCTTGTAGAGAGGTTTTATTAAGACCTCTTGGCATCAAACCCTAAACCGAATCCCAATTGATACACTTAAAAGAAGACGATTTTAATTGCAAGACTTGTAGTACTAGTAAAAGACTTTTTAACCTTCGCAACTCAATCTTCTGGCTCAAGAAGGGTTCCTCCTCCATACCATGGTCTATGGACCAAAACTGTAATGCAATCACTAATCTCACTAAGGTCTTTGTTGCAATGGATTTCgttcatatttggagagaggcAAATGGTGTGGCAGATTTCTTATCCAAGAAAGGGGTTAATAGACTAATGTTATTTCTAAGGTACCTTGCAATTTTAAGGTTAGATGATTCTTATAGGAACAGGGTGATCGAAAGAATGTCTTAGGGTCTAATCAGTTGCTTTATTAACCAGAGAAAAGGCAGGAAAACCCGATTTGTCCTTCACATAGTTGTACTTGTCATCTTTGTACCAGTGCCGCAACAACAACTTAATGCTAGGCTCATATATATTCACAAATCTGCTCATTGTAAATGACATGTATGTAATTTctaaaaaacaaattaagatCGTGAAACCTATCCCTTCCAGGACCAGATCTTCATAATTGATTATTTTGAGGACTTCCAGCTTTGGATTTAGATATACAACGTCAAATCTCTGGAAAAATGAGCTATGTGAATGAAGAAGATGTACATTTAGTAGCGACTTATGAAACACAACTTGTATCCATGGCATATCTGCACAAACTTGGTCAAGAAACTCTAAATTATAGTGCAAGTAGGTTCATAATACAGGAACAGGGTGATGGAATAACTCAGAATGGAAACGTATAAAATTAAGGTATGAATTGTGTACCttaaagaaagaacaaatatcagaaaacacaaatttattttatttcaaggaTACTTAGCCTGACGGCTAACagtcatatttaaaaaaaaaaagagaagaaaaccttaAAAATTGACAAATACGCCTAAAATGAAAAAATCAAGTTAGGTCCACAAATCACTACTATTTACAACCCGAAAAAGGTCAGAATAGATGAAACGCGATTCAGACttctaattaaaaaaatataagataaACGAAATATTCCTAAAATTGTAAAAACGCTAAATTAGAGGCTTAAACAATGAAATTTGGCTAAAAGTGGTGGGTCCATTTAGCATAGTAATTGGTCTCGTGCAAATCGATGTTTTGAGTCAGGCCACCAAGTTTCACGCTATTCTGAGGTTTaagcttttgatttttactaGACAGTATTTTATTTCGAATGATCCAATAGCGGGTAAAAACCCTTTCTGCAACATGTTCTACATGAGTCTCCCCTTTCTCTGAAGAACTCGACCTGCAGTGAATCTCATAATAAAGCGTCAGCACGGTATGCAAATAAGTATGTAGGCTTTGGAAaatgttcataaaaaaaaagtatatcaaaaaagaaatatcAGAAATAAACTATGCAAAGTCTTAACAAGTCGTTTCAGAATTCTTAGCAGACAAATCGAATATTAGTTTATCAGAAAATGATGGATGTAATAACATAACAAACAGCTCTATATATGCATCCCTAGCTACCAGAAGAAAAGCAGCAGCGCTCTGTTGTTGTATTTGCCTTGTCCAATTCGAAATAATATGTTCCACGTCCTCGAGATGCTCTTTTAGCCATCAAATCTCCATAATTCTTGAGAGAGATCAGGCTTGTAGCACAACTAAATATCGTTCCACCGTATGTAATCGAAGGGTTTACAAAGGTTGTCAGGCCATCAGTTTCTGGATCATAATACAATAATTCGCTGTAACTAAAATCGCTAAAGAGCATCACACCATCCTGCCAAGCACCAATGACATTTAACGATAGCACATTACTTATAGTATATTGCTTTACCCACTCTTGGTTCTCATAATCTTTCATGATCCAGATATAAGGCCCTTCTGTCTCACTATCAAGTATGACTTCTGATACTGCTAGTAATTCCTTCAGATTAAATACCGTAATCCTCCCCTCACCGAGTTGAGGAAGAGTAGTCAATTTATATTCCTCTTTTTTCACATCAAAAGTAAGTAACTGCCTCTCATCAATATTATACTCAGGTGACCAAGTGCTAGTCGTTATTCTCCAGTGTATGTCTCCATGAGCAGGCACAACTTCTGTAACAGGAATAACAGGAGGTACACCGGTGATTTTTCGCCAAGTGCTAGTGCCTAAAGTGTAGATTTCTGTTACCACGCTATTTGAAACGAACTCTGCTCTCTACATTGTACGTATGAACAATCTTGTACTCATTCGTTTGAGAGATAGATCAAGTTTTGCTTCGAAATAAAAACAACCCATAACCAAGATCGTTTGAGAGATAGATCAAGTAGGATGAATCCCCATACCAAGTCCAGTGGTATGGATTCACAAACTTTGCAATTGGATACCGACTAATGTTGACAGTGCAATTGATGTTGTCAGCTTTCAAGGAGAAGACCTT contains:
- the LOC119981963 gene encoding uncharacterized protein LOC119981963, translating into MLPPAPREQSPDEFRYHDAMNNFCMGFDNATNEYKIVHTYKSVTNSMVTEIYTLDTSPVPAHGHIHWRISNRTRSPDHNIDERKLLSFDVNKEEYKLTTLPQLRRHWSFTLFNMKKSLAVSDVIYDSNTVGYDIWILKDYKNQEWVKQYTMIMSCSLGLNVIGAWQDGVRLFSGIRNREIFYYDPKTNRLATIVSPSNTYGGTIISCATSLVSLKNYGELKH